The following is a genomic window from Sulfurihydrogenibium sp..
GGATGATTGCAATGGACAATGCAACAAAAAACGCAGGCGAAGCCATCAGAAAATGGACGATTATATTCAACAAAGCAAGACAAGAAGCAATCACTACTGAACTTATTGATATTATTAATGCTGCAGAAGCAATTAAGTAAAAAACTAAGGAGGATATATAAATGGCTAAAGGAAAAGTTATTCAAATAATTGGACCGGTTGTAGACGTTGAATTCACAGAAGGTGAACTACCGGCTATAAGAAACGCATTAAAAGTACAAAGAACTGCTATTGACGACACTGGAAAAGAATATGTAGAAGATTTGTATCTTGAAGTTGCTCAACATCTTGGAGATAACAGAGTAAGAACAATCGCATATGGTCCTACCGATGGTCTTGTTAGAGGTGCTGAAGTAGAAGATTTAGGATCTCCTGTTAAAGTACCCGTAGGAAAGGCGTCTCTGGGAAGAATTTTTAATGTTGTAGGACAACCAATCGATGAAGCTGGACCGGTTAACGCAGAAGAGTACTGGCCAATATTCAGAGAAGCTCCTTCTTTTGAAGAACAGTCAACAAAAGTTGAACAGTTTGAAACAGGTATTAAAGTTATAGACCTGCTCGTTCCGTTAATTAAAGGTGGTAAAGTTGGATTATTCGGTGGTGCAGGTGTTGGTAAAACAGTTCTTATGCAGGAATTAATTCACAATATTGCTAAATTCCACTCTGGATACTCTGTTGTTGTTGGTGTTGGTGAAAGAACAAGGGAAGGAAATGACCTATGGATGGAGATGAAAGAATCAGGCGTTTTACCATATACAGCTATGGTATACGGTCAGATGAACGAGCCACCGGGAGTTAGATTTAGAGTAGCTCATACAGGTCTTACGATAGCTGAATATTTCAGAGATGTTGAAAAACAGGACGTTCTCATCTTTATAGACAACATCTTTAGATTTGTTCAAGCAGGTTCGGAGGTTTCAACACTTCTTGGAAGATTGCCATCCGCGGTTGGTTATCAGCCAACTCTTGGTACTGACGTTGGTGAAGTCCAAGAAAGAATTGCTTCTACAAAGAATGGTTCTATTACTTCTATTCAAGCAGTTTATGTACCGGC
Proteins encoded in this region:
- the atpD gene encoding F0F1 ATP synthase subunit beta yields the protein MAKGKVIQIIGPVVDVEFTEGELPAIRNALKVQRTAIDDTGKEYVEDLYLEVAQHLGDNRVRTIAYGPTDGLVRGAEVEDLGSPVKVPVGKASLGRIFNVVGQPIDEAGPVNAEEYWPIFREAPSFEEQSTKVEQFETGIKVIDLLVPLIKGGKVGLFGGAGVGKTVLMQELIHNIAKFHSGYSVVVGVGERTREGNDLWMEMKESGVLPYTAMVYGQMNEPPGVRFRVAHTGLTIAEYFRDVEKQDVLIFIDNIFRFVQAGSEVSTLLGRLPSAVGYQPTLGTDVGEVQERIASTKNGSITSIQAVYVPADDITDPAPASIFAHLDATIVLQRRLAELGIYPAIDPLESTSRALAPEYVGEEHYYVARETQRILQRYKELQEIIAILGMEELSEEDKAIVGRARRLQRFLAQRFHVAEQFTGQPGSYVKKEETIRSFKEVVEGKWDHLPEQAFYMVGGIEEAKEKAEKLGVKV